DNA from Clarias gariepinus isolate MV-2021 ecotype Netherlands chromosome 8, CGAR_prim_01v2, whole genome shotgun sequence:
ACATACAATGCCCCGCAGTCAAGATCCAGCATGACTTAATGAGGGTGCCACCACATGCATGTCTGAAGGCCTGGGTTGTGTTTTTGGTTCTCATCTGAACAGAAGCCTGCCATGGCTGGCCACCAGGAAGTGCCTTTATACCCCCATAAATACGATTTATTCGTTTCACCGGTTGAGGTTTGCCACATACTGCAAATTGTTTCACCGGTGGCAGGACGGTGGGTATGGCATGGATTTCTGGGGTGTGGTGTTGGGTGTGGCTTTCTGATGTGTTGCTTACAGGGGTCTCGCTAACTGGAAAAGTTGGTTTATTAGTGTCATTTCCTGGTTTAAGACTTTCAGCATTGTCATTTCCTGGTCTGAGGGTTTCAGCAGTGTCATTTCCTGGTCTGAGGGTTTCAGCAGTGTCATTTGTTGGTGTAGAACTTTCAGGAACGTCTGAAGTTTTCGGTGGGACGGGTTTTATGGTTGATTGATCGTCAGTAGTGTGTGGTGCAGTGGGCTTCTGTACCGAAGGGGTGGGATCTAAAATAATGTCAATTGTGAAACCGCATTCAAAACACAATTTCTGAACATTCAACTTATGTGATCTTGTAACCTACAAGATTTTGACAGCAGATTTTATTAGTTGCATTTCATAAGGAATCCATTAATAAGACATGGTCATACAACAGACAAAGTGAGAAACTAGAGCTGCTTGGTTAACTGGTTTTTACAGGTCAAGATTCTAAAGGTCTAAATAATTGAAAAGTATAATTCCAGAtatttgtgattatttttgCCAATTGGCACCACTTAGACAAACTTTCATAGTTTTGTTCAAAtcataattttggaaaatctaATAACGTGAAAATGTTTGATTACCAGTGGGACATTTCCTCACATTGCATTGTTCCCATCTTATCTTCTTTTCTACTCGCACGAAACACCATGGTTTTGAATCACCATCTGGATTTCTGTGATTTAAGAAACTCATATTAGCTTAAAACACTGAAGTGTCTTGATTTTTCCATCATAATTAAAGATTAAGACTTGTAAGAGACATGTATAGCTTAATACCTGCAGTAGTTGTGAGGACCCAAACCCTGAGGATCGCTAACTGCAGTAAAGGGGTTTATTCCTTTAGCCAGAAGAAAATAAGAGGTCCAGAAAAGACAGTCATATCCCTCCTCTGTCTCTGATACCAGCCCTCTGTACGACTCACCGTTTCCCTCATAGCAGTCATTTGGGCCTCAACAAGAACAGCAAAATGTTactaattcattttatttttatatttatattcatgatcatagtattcttgatcatagtattcttctttacagattagaaaatgtagtaagaattaagggaacggtcctctcctggctcagatacTATTTGACTGACCGTTATCTGTTTGTAGATTTGAATGGTGactattttgcatgttctcaagtggagtttggtgttccacagggttcagttttaggctcactgcttttttctctttacatgcttcttctgggcaacataattcataagcatggtattagttttcattgttatgctgatgacacacagttatatgtctcagcaaaatcAGATGAGAAAAAGCAGTTTACTTAAGTTGAATAATGTGTgagactggatgttaattaacttccttctgcttaatcctaatAAGACAAGTTGTAGTCATAGGACAACATGCAGTTATAAACAAGCTCTTTttttccatcaagtgcaacagtaaaagacctcaggGTGATTATAGATCCCaaccttttatttgaagctcacgtagataatattaccaggatagcattctttaacctcagaaatattggcaaGATAAGGAAAATGTTGTCTCTAAATGATGCAGTAGAACAAGTTCAtgtttttatcacctctaggttgtaAACTATTGTAACgcattactgtctggttgttcaactaggtgcataaacaagctttggTCAGtgcagaatgcagcagtgagagtcctcactagaaccagcaGATAAGAGGACATCACCCCCTATtctatccacactgcattggctccctgtgaaatttcacatcaattgtaaaatactacttttgacgtataaagtattaaatggtctggactgtgaccagacctaaatGTTATCTATCCTactcttctcttctcctctctctctttcaccacctctctcttttcctctcaatgtctctctgttgagctatacAGATATCGTCGCATAGGTGCCCcctgtggtctgcttgggatgcgtgtggtgactggagacggttccacttttccacgtaGATGGGCCTGGCCTCGGCCaatgctgacagctgttctctgaggacttgtgactgcaggtTGCCTGGTTGCAAGAGTTCAGGACTGGATTTTCCtatagtctacctgagcctccaataatgaactggactccatattaacttagacacatcttctgttatattgaacttccagtctcctaacacacagtatgactgcagatcaatccctgcgatctgttatcacccaaatgaggatgggttccctgtcgaatctggttcctctcaaggtttcttcctactgtcatctcagggagttttttcttgccagtGTTGATGTcatcctcagcttgctcatcagggacaatcttatcattttgatttatagacatttacatttcatacacacttaaataattctttagattgtgtaaagctgctttgcgacaatgttaattgttaaaagcgctatgcaaatacaatttaatttaaacaatagtttaatttatatatatatatatatatatatatatatatatatatatatatatatatacgcatgcagtagtgttcaaaataatagcagtccaacatcagtaaacagatcaataattgtttttgtgagaaattatatattttttcatggtaaatattttacttgtaggtgtagtggagtgatagaaaacaacagacccaacagtatgcacctgattctgtgtaattgaATCATTAATAGAAAAGGGgcgtgtttaaaataatagcagtgtggagttcaattagagaggtcaattattctgtgaaaagcAGATGTCAAACAAgttcaagaataaaaaaaatcaagaataaatgcagaaaatgttgtcctgtgcatttctctctgaaaataaaatggGTCGTTCCAGAGattgttcagaagaacagcgtacttacatttaaaagttgattagagatggggaaacatacaaagaagtgcagaaaatgataggctgctctgctaaaattatatcaaatgctttaaaatggtgaccaaaaccagaaagctatcagcaagaagccccCGCAAAGTCctattgttgaaaaaaagacatgtgctatagaggttacagttcgccaaaaaaacacattgactggcctaaagagaaatggcgcaatattttgtggactgatgaaagcaagattgtcctttttgaGTCgagaggccgcagacagtttgttaggctcccaaacactgaattcaagccacagtacactgtgaagacagtgaggCATGAAaggacaagcatcatgatatggggatgcttttgggcctatttatcacatttcagggatcatggatcaatttgagtccatcagaatacttaaagaggtcatgttgcgTTATGCGGAAGAGGAAATGCCTtagaaatgggtgtttcaacaagacaacgaccctagaaacaccagtaagcgagcagcatcttgcatcttggttccagaccaacaagattgacattatggagtggccagcccaatcgCCAGAcactaatccaatagaaaagctgtggcctgacattaaaaatgctgtttctgagacaaaaaaaatgctgtttcttggGCTGGAATACCTGTTCAAAGGTGCCAGAAGTTGGTTGACTCTATGCAGCACAAATgggaagcagttctcagaaagcatggttatacaactaaatattagttcagagatgcacaagaaagattaaacttcaagcatttttgtttaaacggtaaattcatcactttgtaaagatgaatgatgacactgctgttttttttttaacagaccaatatttgtttttttttcacttacattaaactaataatccatttagcacatttttcttcatgttgtgaatCAGAAGAGAATGTGCAGGgagtccaatgcatttgtgtgatttaaatgaaaagttattatatagatatggagctttactcactttttttaacacactgctattattttaacccaactgtgtgtgtgtgtgtgtgtatatatacatacatatatatatatatatatatatatatatatatatatttacatttacgtaCGTTTATGTACgtttaatttaaagaacaaaattataagttaaatataacataatatttatattcttaCTTACCAACCTGACAGAATTTTCCAGAAAAACCTGTCGTGCAGATACAGTCAAAATCTTGACCATCTATCTTACAGGTACCTCCATTTAGACATGGGTTCCGTTCACATGGTGCAACTTGTGAAAAAgagtaaagtacagataaaatacaccttTGTTTGCTGGAGGCTGGACGGCGCCTAAAGTAATGTCAATTGTcaaacagcatttaaaataCGAACAAAACTGTTatataccaatcagccataacactaaagaaaagcaaaacagTAAGCCCAATATTCTGTAGGTTCAGTTTGACTTCAGATTGATGGCGCTGCCCCCATGGAGCATGTCAAGAACTCTAAAGGCGTGCTGTAGTGTCTGTCTCCGAAACTttagcagtggatcctttggtgCTGTTGGATTGGGCTTCAGCAAATTCCATTTATGCTCAGTCAGATTGAGGTCTGGGAaatttggaggccagatcaacaacctttaACTCCCATACTTTCTGTCATGGGCAATTTTGTGTTGTGTTGAATTGGgtagtccgacaaagtgagtcttatacacctcTGACATGAATATACTGaccaatgtaaagcataccaatccacttgacttaaTCTGTCCTTCTTAATCTGTCACCTTTCCCCACTTtaccatcatgtggccaaaaaccgtaATCATGCCTAAGAaaatgaatctcacagtgaaatgttgtTTTCGCCTTTAAATTGCGAGTGGAATCCCGGATGCCAagtttgtctcagagctgttttccactgtactgtattgaactgtgaactctgttttgttaaggattttcctaaattaggattattcaccattaggacagctttacaggacggCCATTCAGctagccattttctatcatgcTTCTGGACTTCATTGATACTGGTCAGGCCGAATAATCCCCATAATCCccccaaaataaatattttttatgatggaACTGTGGTCCGTTTATATCTGAAGAAATTCGTAACTTAattgttcgtaagtcggggactgcCTGTATGTCATGTATTGTCATTATCAAaacttatattttttcatacaaaaatgttattgttgttttagtAATAACAACATTAAGGTATATTTCTaacaacatttacagtaagtgtCCACAAAGTATTAATAAGGTTCTAACTAACAGTTGATGCGTATGCTCTGTATTAACCTATTTGACAGTTCGGAAGATACAGTATGCTTCTAACCAGTGTTGGCGTTTGATATAAAATTCTTACTTCTTTTGCAATCTGGTCCTTTAAAAGGTGCTTTACATTTGCACTCGAAGTAAGGAGGACTTGATGTAAGAACACACTGACCATATCCACATGTGTCCCTCCTGCAGGCCCTTCTAcctgtaaacaaatacaaaattcTCAAAGTacatgaaattaattatatactgGATCCCGTCAGACGATCTCTTACCTTTCTCACATTTCCTGCCTTTGAAAGGTTTAGGGCACCTGCATTTGAACCTGCCTCTcttttcctcacacactccaTTGTTGAGGCATGGATTTGGTTTGCAGCCTCCTATATTGTCCAGAGGTGAGCGACAGAGATGGAGAGGTACAGGATATCATGAGAAGTGAACACAAGATTTGATATTGTTGGGGACAATTAATTGGGGACATTAGTGCGAGTTTGGAAGAGTTGCAGTTAAACATGAATGATGGAAATTCCCATGTGTCTAGAAGGTAAAAGATTTTGTGGAGATGATCGCAGATTCCATTAAATCTCACACCATGTAATGTGCaggtttttcattaacaaactGAACAGTATCATGGCAGGCCCATGTCCATACATCAAGGGAGTCAGGTGTACCTCCACCTCCACCCTCCCCCATATCAGTGTCATTAAAAGTCACACAAATAATATCAAGTCTGGGGTAGTGGCCCCTTTCCAATCACGTACAGAGCCACAGTCAATAACTATATACCTACAAATGCTGACCCAAGGGTTCACGGTCCAAAAGACATTCAGCAGTGAAAAGCAAATACAAACTGGCTCATGCCTCGGACATCCTGAAGCTGAAACAGCCATTCACCCTTttcttcatcatcttcatcatcactgCTATCATCATCGTAGTCAGCCCGCAGGTCTATTAAATACAGAGGTAATGaggttataaaatattttctacaaatgaaggagttttttttatcattaaacagAACAATAATGGTTAACTGAATGCattttacatgtatttttacatatatttattttgtttttttatgattcagTGTATTTCTACAGCACAttacaaaagtttaaaaaaaaaatttacatctgATTTTATAATGGAAAAAACTCGAACGTCACCTACCCTCTACTCTTCCCCGTCGCTTTTCATGTTTATTGCCATGTTTCTCTTTTGGTTTCTCCTTGTGATCCTTTTTGCCATGCTTTCCATGGTGGTCATGATCTGACAActgattttatacatatattctTTAAGTGACATAATTATGTTAAGCATGCTATACCATCCTGTATAAAGTGAGCACGATGAGCCGAGACCGGTAGATGTTTTTAAACCTCACCTGTGCAGGTATGATGAAGGTAAAGAGGAAGACAAGAAGCAGAAGTAGCAGCCTGAGCTTCATGGTACTGTAGGTGCTGGCCAGACTGCCAAAAGCACAGAGCAATACTCTGCAGTGCAGTAGCTGAACCAGACGCAGGTCAGGgtccttgtgtgtttgtgtgtggactTTACTGCGGGAGCGGgacagtgtttgtttttgtccacACTTTGCCCCCTGAATTTATCTAAAATAAGAGTAGAGATTTTGACTGAACACTGTGAAAATATGACCGAAGTAAGAAATTTGTATTTCTGGAACTATTATGTCTAAAACTACCGACTATGGCACCTACAGGAGGTGGTGGAATAAACTTCCTCTGGATGTCTGTACAGCCGAATCACTGGCAGTTTTTAATCAACGACCTATTTGTTTCTTAAATATTTGTCTTAATATCTCTCccattgaaaaaaattataataaaaaaaaaaaaaaaacaccttcccCAACAATGCTTGACTGgtggtacttagttagtaacctagtaacccagtgtatgAGTCTacccaatgatggaaactttagGCCAAAGTTctaaatgaaaaagtaaatgtgATGGTATTGGTTGTAATatacatttagtattttttaaGATCCACATGTTGTAGAGTGAATCAGGAAGCACATTAAATtgtttctaaatcaggcttaatcTTGAAGCTATAGTTAGCAGGTGTGGTGAATAGTTGTAGAGGTACAATGTTTTTCCTAAATTCAGCAAAGTGGTCCGAACCGCACAGCACAACGTTGCTCCAGCCAATCAACAACAGTATTTGTGCTTGTGCCCAGGACAGGGGCAGGAACTCCATGCATAATCAAAGTTATAaaatcaaacaataaaaaagaggatgtatacaagaaataaaacaatgtgtgGCTCAGTTTGTTTTTGCTTGACGGGTGGGCAACATTAGTTTTATTTCACATAACCAAAGTAGGTATCATGAGTTTGTTAAGTCGGTACAGTTTTGTCCGTCTTGCTAATGTTTGTGAGAGTTAATCCCAGCTGGTTGGCTAGCATGCAGGTACATGtgtcacatgtgtgtgtgtcaaggtTCATTCATTTACTAATTAATCTTAGCAAAATATACTTCTGGTTTTATATAAGGAAACAGCAATATTGGTGAATAATTATGAATTTAGTCATtgcaatttttattatcttgagTGGTCGGCCTGGCTGATTTATCGGGgccaatattttacatttttacatttatcgGTATCGGTAATTTTTATTCCGAtactattaatatattatagttttgtttatttttactttattaacttTAGGGACCTTAAAAAGCTATTTTTagtttcaaagaaaaaaaaaacttacacttATATACTTCACTTTTGATTTTTagataatgttaaaatattctcttttaattaaacacatgaTTAAAGGCATTTCAATAATCTTCTAAAATTTAACACCAACATTTTCATGTTTGCTGCAAATGCATACGGTTTCAAATATCGATTATCAATATGGTCCCCTTAATTACTAATAATCGGTATAGACATAAAAATCATATCGGTCGACCCCTTATAATCTTCATAAGGTTTATTTGATTTTCAAAACTTTAACTAACTTAAGCTTACTGaaacttaattaaaattttatcctTCATGTTTGTACGATGCATATCGTACAGACATTACACAATCCTTATATGCAGTACAGGAATATGATGAGCATATCTTCAGAACCATTTGGGAATTAACCTCTGTAAGCTTTTACTTTGGACATTGTTCTCATAGCTTGACATTGATGTTGATGTCTCGTAGCTTGATGTTAATGCATGGTGTTATCTTCCTTGTTAGCTTAGCTACAAACCTCACTTACTgcagttttgtaaaaaaaaaaatactaactaTCACTAGTTTTTCATTCCCTTGTGTTTAGGATAATGTGCTTGTTTGATGGCATTTAATATGACATTAGCTTGATAAATTCTGTTGCACATAAAAGGCAATCAGTCaattaagtttgtttttttatcgtGTGTctctaaacaaataaataacacatgggacatgtacagtattgcaGGGGGTTCCGTCTTCATCAGCTTGTACTGTGAATGTGACACTATGTTGTATCCTGTTGCTCTGGTCCTGATCTAGGGCATCAATGTCATATTGCAGAACAGCTGGCAACATCTGGCAAAGTAAGGCATTGCACAGATGTTGCCTCTATGTCACTGCACCACTAGGTCTCTGCGTGTTTCAAGGATGTTTGGTATTTAGAACCATGACTTCTACTAGGGGAATTCTGTAGTGTTTAAATTGAACAATTTAGGTAAATTAATGCTTGGTGAGATCTTTAAATGTATAATAGCTTATGCCTGACTACATGGAATAAATCCTAccaccaaaaaacataaaaggtgaAGTATAGAAATTTACTCAGACTCAGACTAGACCATGGCAACACACAGCctctgtgttattttaaatgccCACTAGATGACAGTGTTGTATTTGGTGTATACTCAAGCTGCTCACACGTAATCATAATGTATGCATAcatactcactcatcttctattccgcttctatcctgtattcagggtcgcagggggcctggagcctatccctggagacttagggcatgaggtggagtACACcgtagacagggtgccaaaccatcacagggcacacattcacacactacgggcaattcgggagtaccagttagcctaatctgcatgtctttggactgtgtgaggaaaccagagtacctgtaCCTgcaggaaactcaccaagcaggaggagaacatgcaaactccatgcacacagaccccgaggagGGAATCgagcccagaccctggaggtgccgtcacaatatgcatttttttcctgtttaattTAGTCTTGCTCAACTTTCTGAtaatgcatttctttctttttatcttttttaattaaaatgtcataTAATCATGGAGCAGAAAATAAATTGATTGCTGAATCAACACTATGCAGGACAATTTCACTGACATGCTCAATAAAATGTGGAAAGTCTCAATCCACttattttaaacagtaaacACTTGAATCGAGTCCATAGCCGAGAAATGTCTTTTCTACGTATTTGCCTATGTATGAAGGGCTGTTATAGCACTGGAGAGTTAAAGGTACAATAGCACACCAGTTATCAGCAtctgatgtttttatttgtgtgtgaatTTATTCCAATTcaagtcaattttatttatataatgcttttaacaatcgtcattgtGGAAAAGCTGCTTTACAAAGTCAAAACCAATTAATTCTTcaatattcaatattaaatagaatagaatagaaaacaGAATCAATGttactattaatatttaaaatgtggcatatacagtatatatatatatatatatagtctattttcttcctgaatatatatttaggaagaaaatgggaatcaaaccttAGGTCTTCTGGTAACACAGTGTTTGCTGAGTTAAATTAACCCGAATCTATTCCCATCCCTTTTCAATGATTATGCAATTATTcctatgtaatatatttttggtcCCTTGTGCACAATGTGTGGTCTTGGacatgttattattaatattttattataacattccAAGATCAGATATGTTCAAGATATTTTCTTGTTTTCACATGAAATGTTTCATGTTATACTGTGACATTTCTTGttaaactttacaaaaaaatgtgtagctgatttttaaaatcttattttagttttaaattcttccataaaagcaaataaaaccaaatctggtatggatgaaataattcaggacctttaaaaatatatatatatatatatatatatatatatatatatatatatatatatatatatatatatatatatatatatatatatatatatatatatatatatatatatatatatgaggaatatgagtataaatatatagtatatacagtgtgtatatatatatatatatatatatatatatatatatatatatatacagtataaacagtatatatatatatatatatatatatatacagtataaacagtatatatatatatatatatatatatatatatatatatatatatatataatgtatataaacaaaatagtaTATGGAGCAGCATATTCACAATAAAACTCGGCAACAGATAACTCATGACACAGAACTTCATGGTTCGTGAGTTGTGCTGtcagttttaaagaaattatgatttgaaaaaacaaaaggctCAGTAACAGCAGCAGGATTAGCAGATGACCACCTGGTGAGTTTTAGATCTTAAGAACCTGGCAATAGATTTCGGACAGACATGTATTCTTAACCATTTTACTGGCCAAGTTTTGGAGTtggcaaaaacttaaaataataaaataaataaataaataaataaatcaaataattgaAGTGCTAAGAAAAGCTGTGTTCCCAGGGACAAAGATGTACATATATAGCACCCATATAGAAtctacctatatatatatatatatatatatatatatatttatttattttttttgcaaaaggaAAACTAGATTGTTTCAGTGGTCTGCATCTTTTCAATTTGCATCACAGTGATGGATGAAGATGAAGAGCAGGAGAGCGTGATGTTAAGTATATATCCATAGACAGCTGGAAGGCAAACACCTGGCTGCTTTAAATCCACAGATGCTGGTAACTTCACTGCACCACCCCGTCCTTCCCTGAGCTTCAAACAGCTCTAAAGAACCACATGTTccagggaacccaccaagcctgATGGAAATGCAGTTGAGATGCGC
Protein-coding regions in this window:
- the LOC128528524 gene encoding hyaluronan-binding protein 2-like, which codes for MKLRLLLLLLVFLFTFIIPAQLSDHDHHGKHGKKDHKEKPKEKHGNKHEKRRGRVEDLRADYDDDSSDDEDDEEKGEWLFQLQDVRGGCKPNPCLNNGVCEEKRGRFKCRCPKPFKGRKCEKGRRACRRDTCGYGQCVLTSSPPYFECKCKAPFKGPDCKRIAPCERNPCLNGGTCKIDGQDFDCICTTGFSGKFCQVGPNDCYEGNGESYRGLVSETEEGYDCLFWTSYFLLAKGINPFTAVSDPQGLGPHNYCRNPDGDSKPWCFVRVEKKIRWEQCNVRKCPTDPTPSVQKPTAPHTTDDQSTIKPVPPKTSDVPESSTPTNDTAETLRPGNDTAETLRPGNDNAESLKPGNDTNKPTFPVSETPVSNTSESHTQHHTPEIHAIPTVLPPVKQFAVCGKPQPVKRINRIYGGIKALPGGQPWQASVQMRTKNTTQAFRHACGGTLIKSCWILTAGHCIDNTKEYQVVLGSINLGKPEASHQTLEVVETILHEQYVETTDSVHNDIALLRLKGTSGKCAQESQFVKTACLPSKDFPDGTECSISGWGATAQSRYGSNQLLDAEVLLISQETCSSANVYGKAIDNSMFCAGYLEGGVDACQGDSGGPLTCMENQNRYVYGVVSWGDSCGMKNKPGVYTRVTQFVDWINRTIARAGG